From Solwaraspora sp. WMMD1047, the proteins below share one genomic window:
- a CDS encoding DUF3515 family protein, producing MTTLADPPTDDRPDRGTRQAALWATLVAVPLTLLVGALLFAQLSPGAPEDDEPDAPVAASTGPGSTAAVELPAPTLAERPAVVCRALLSKLPPTVRELAQRPVTAGAEQNAAYGDPALTVTCGGPPATAAPTDDVWTVNAVCWHAAPAAGAMVLTTVDREVPVQVTVPTVYEQPLQWLAPVSDAVLSAVPSASPSAIPSGCSPG from the coding sequence ATGACCACGCTCGCCGACCCGCCGACCGATGACCGCCCGGACCGGGGCACCCGCCAGGCCGCGCTCTGGGCGACGCTCGTCGCCGTACCGCTGACCCTGCTGGTCGGGGCGCTGCTGTTCGCCCAGCTCTCCCCCGGTGCGCCGGAGGACGACGAGCCGGACGCCCCGGTCGCGGCGTCGACCGGGCCGGGCTCGACCGCCGCCGTGGAGCTGCCGGCGCCGACGCTCGCGGAGCGGCCGGCCGTGGTGTGCCGGGCGTTGCTGTCGAAGCTGCCGCCCACGGTCCGCGAGCTGGCCCAGCGGCCGGTGACGGCGGGCGCCGAGCAGAACGCCGCATACGGCGATCCGGCGCTCACGGTGACCTGCGGCGGCCCGCCGGCGACGGCGGCACCGACCGACGACGTCTGGACCGTGAACGCGGTCTGCTGGCACGCCGCGCCGGCCGCCGGTGCGATGGTGCTGACCACGGTCGACCGGGAGGTGCCGGTCCAGGTGACCGTGCCGACCGTGTACGAGCAGCCGTTGCAGTGGTTGGCTCCGGTATCGGACGCGGTGCTGTCGGCCGTCCCATCCGCCTCCCCCTCCGCCATCCCGTCCGGCTGTTCGCCCGGCTAG
- a CDS encoding S8 family serine peptidase gives MTRTGPRPPAPAHRLPSAGATWCQPATGPVWRALAAGAFAVAAVVAVGPAPAASALPRVVPAVAALPGQGGSTGCAAGVRGYDEQPPWPQRLLAPDQVWPLTTGNGVRVAVVGTGVDARHPQFGADQVSAGVDVLSSAQSPRRDCDGRGTFAAGVIAARPAADTTFAGIAPGARIVPVRVTGAPEPAAEPGALADAIDAAVAADAEVICVVTPAAEGSAGLTAAIDRAVAADAVVVAPVAAPDPNRGPASFPAADERVLAVAAIDATGAPTTPEVDRVDVAAPGRALVGPAPGPAGRAGHLWPVDDDAMAAAYAAGVVALVRAYRPGLSARQVLDRVTRTADRAAGTQRDRRLGWGVVDLAAAVAAEGVDAAPATSAASPQAVRLATADDGAAGRGTALLAVAALTLAALVVIGTDVIRRGRARGWRGN, from the coding sequence GTGACCCGGACAGGGCCGCGACCGCCGGCTCCGGCACACCGGCTGCCGTCGGCGGGCGCGACATGGTGCCAGCCGGCCACCGGGCCGGTGTGGCGGGCGCTGGCGGCCGGCGCATTCGCGGTGGCGGCGGTCGTCGCCGTCGGCCCGGCACCGGCCGCGTCGGCGCTGCCGAGGGTGGTACCCGCAGTTGCTGCCCTTCCGGGACAGGGCGGTTCGACCGGGTGCGCCGCTGGCGTTCGCGGCTACGACGAGCAGCCGCCCTGGCCGCAGCGGTTGCTGGCGCCGGACCAGGTCTGGCCGCTGACCACCGGCAACGGGGTACGGGTGGCGGTGGTCGGTACTGGGGTGGACGCCCGGCACCCCCAGTTCGGCGCCGACCAGGTCAGCGCCGGGGTCGATGTGCTGTCGTCCGCCCAGTCACCGCGCCGGGACTGCGACGGCCGGGGCACCTTCGCGGCCGGCGTCATCGCCGCCCGACCGGCCGCCGACACCACCTTCGCGGGGATCGCTCCCGGGGCGCGGATCGTGCCGGTGCGGGTCACCGGAGCACCCGAGCCGGCCGCCGAGCCTGGCGCGCTGGCCGACGCGATCGACGCCGCGGTGGCCGCCGACGCCGAGGTGATCTGCGTGGTGACCCCGGCCGCCGAGGGCAGCGCGGGGCTCACCGCCGCCATCGACCGGGCGGTGGCCGCCGACGCGGTCGTCGTCGCGCCGGTCGCCGCCCCCGATCCGAACCGCGGACCGGCGTCGTTCCCGGCCGCCGACGAGCGGGTGCTGGCGGTCGCGGCGATCGACGCCACCGGCGCACCGACCACCCCCGAAGTGGACCGGGTGGATGTCGCGGCACCCGGTAGGGCGCTTGTCGGCCCGGCTCCCGGGCCGGCGGGCCGGGCCGGGCACCTCTGGCCGGTCGACGACGACGCGATGGCCGCCGCGTACGCGGCCGGAGTGGTCGCGCTGGTGCGGGCGTACCGGCCGGGGCTGTCGGCCCGGCAGGTGCTGGACCGGGTGACCCGGACCGCCGACCGGGCCGCCGGAACGCAGCGGGACCGGCGGCTCGGCTGGGGCGTGGTGGACCTGGCCGCCGCCGTCGCCGCCGAGGGAGTGGACGCCGCCCCGGCGACGTCGGCCGCGAGCCCTCAGGCGGTGCGCCTGGCGACGGCCGACGACGGCGCCGCTGGCCGTGGCACCGCCCTGCTGGCCGTGGCCGCGCTGACGCTCGCCGCGCTGGTGGTGATCGGCACCGACGTGATCCGCCGGGGCCGGGCACGCGGCTGGCGCGGCAACTGA
- a CDS encoding D-alanine--D-alanine ligase family protein: MTTPGKTRVAIVFGGRSTEHAISCVSAGSIISALDPDEFDVVPIGITRAGQWVLTNGDPAQLAITDRKLPEITAAAGAAVVLPADPTGRSLMVLDPADAADRGLTLRDPALAADGGLTVLDPAEAPRALAGIDVVFPVLHGAYGEDGTIQGLLEMAGIPYVGANVFASAAGMDKEFTKKLAVAEGIPTGPYAVLRSGVSLSAADKERLGLPVFVKPSRAGSSYGISKVTDWADLDAAVAAARQVDPKVLVEAAIVGREIECGVLEGEAGGGPEASLLAEIRVVDHEFYDFEAKYLDGCEYDIPADLPDHVVRQVQDYACRTFTALDCAGLARVDFFVTPELDVYLNEINTMPGFTATSMFPQMWAATGLEYPKLVNRLIRTAQRRGTGLH, translated from the coding sequence GTGACCACCCCTGGCAAGACCCGTGTGGCCATCGTCTTCGGCGGACGCAGCACCGAGCACGCGATCTCCTGCGTCAGCGCCGGCAGCATCATCTCCGCCCTCGACCCCGACGAGTTCGACGTCGTCCCGATCGGCATCACCCGTGCCGGCCAGTGGGTGCTCACGAACGGTGATCCCGCCCAGCTCGCCATCACCGACCGGAAGCTGCCGGAGATCACCGCGGCGGCCGGCGCGGCCGTCGTGTTGCCGGCCGACCCGACCGGCCGCAGCCTGATGGTGCTCGACCCGGCCGACGCCGCCGACCGCGGCCTGACGCTGCGCGATCCGGCCCTCGCCGCCGACGGCGGCCTGACCGTGCTCGACCCGGCCGAGGCGCCCCGCGCGTTGGCCGGCATCGACGTGGTCTTCCCCGTCCTGCACGGCGCCTACGGCGAGGACGGCACCATCCAGGGCCTGCTGGAGATGGCCGGCATCCCCTACGTGGGTGCCAACGTTTTCGCCTCCGCCGCCGGCATGGACAAGGAGTTCACCAAGAAGCTCGCCGTCGCCGAGGGCATCCCCACCGGCCCGTACGCGGTGCTGCGCAGCGGGGTGTCGCTGTCGGCCGCCGACAAGGAACGCCTCGGCCTGCCGGTCTTCGTCAAGCCGTCCCGCGCCGGTTCGTCGTACGGGATCAGCAAGGTCACCGACTGGGCCGACCTGGACGCCGCGGTCGCCGCCGCTCGGCAGGTCGACCCGAAGGTGCTGGTCGAGGCCGCCATCGTCGGCCGGGAGATCGAGTGCGGGGTGCTGGAGGGCGAGGCCGGCGGCGGCCCCGAGGCGTCCCTGCTGGCCGAGATCCGGGTCGTCGACCACGAGTTCTACGACTTCGAGGCCAAATACCTCGACGGCTGCGAGTACGACATCCCGGCCGACCTGCCGGACCACGTCGTCCGCCAGGTCCAGGACTACGCCTGCCGCACCTTCACCGCACTGGACTGCGCCGGACTGGCCCGGGTCGACTTCTTCGTCACCCCGGAGCTGGACGTCTACCTGAACGAGATCAACACCATGCCGGGCTTCACCGCCACCTCGATGTTCCCCCAGATGTGGGCGGCGACCGGCCTGGAATACCCCAAACTGGTAAACCGCCTGATCCGCACCGCCCAACGCCGCGGCACCGGCCTGCACTAG
- a CDS encoding helix-turn-helix transcriptional regulator produces MAPKTARSRRLGIALRQYREAAGMTLERAADEISSTRSTLSRWENAKSPVSPAMVRSLLMLYEVDPKEVTELVQLAKDARKPQWWVSYSFLLDERTINFIALEAEASAIANFEPSVVPGLVQTADYIRAIMLGGPHTLTDEEVEQRVQLRLDRQKRLTEPHPPIFDAIIDEGALLRPVGGTAINDAQLKHLLKVSELPNITVQVIPLSAGYHRGTRGSLHLLEFPDPEDPQIASVETVAGQMIIDRPDELRTCTKIMDNLRTVALHPAASRDKIRELLKGR; encoded by the coding sequence ATGGCCCCGAAGACCGCACGGTCCCGACGACTCGGGATCGCCCTGCGCCAGTACCGCGAAGCCGCCGGGATGACCCTCGAACGCGCCGCGGACGAGATCAGCAGCACCCGCAGCACGCTGTCGCGCTGGGAGAACGCCAAGAGCCCGGTCAGCCCGGCGATGGTCCGGAGCCTGCTCATGCTCTACGAAGTGGACCCCAAGGAGGTGACGGAACTGGTCCAGCTCGCCAAGGACGCGCGCAAGCCACAGTGGTGGGTGTCGTACTCGTTCCTGCTGGACGAGCGCACCATCAACTTCATCGCGCTGGAGGCCGAGGCGAGCGCGATCGCCAACTTCGAGCCGTCGGTGGTGCCAGGGCTCGTCCAGACCGCCGACTACATCCGGGCCATCATGCTCGGCGGCCCGCACACCCTCACCGACGAGGAGGTCGAGCAGCGGGTACAGCTGCGGCTCGACCGGCAGAAGCGGCTCACCGAGCCGCACCCGCCGATCTTCGACGCGATCATCGACGAGGGCGCGCTGCTGCGCCCGGTCGGCGGCACCGCGATCAACGACGCGCAGCTCAAGCACCTGCTGAAGGTCTCCGAGCTGCCGAACATCACGGTGCAGGTGATCCCGCTGTCCGCCGGCTACCACCGGGGCACCCGGGGCTCGCTGCACCTGCTCGAATTCCCCGACCCCGAAGACCCGCAGATCGCCTCGGTCGAGACCGTCGCCGGGCAGATGATCATCGACCGCCCCGACGAGCTGCGTACCTGCACCAAGATCATGGACAACCTGCGGACCGTCGCCCTGCATCCGGCGGCGAGCCGCGACAAGATCCGCGAACTCCTGAAAGGACGGTAA
- a CDS encoding Lrp/AsnC ligand binding domain-containing protein, translated as MVQAYILIQTEVGRARDVAAQIGGIPGVVRVDAVTGPYDVVVLTEAHTVDELGNMIVSKVQLVPGITRTLTCSVVRL; from the coding sequence GTGGTCCAGGCGTACATCCTCATCCAGACCGAGGTCGGCAGGGCGCGTGACGTGGCCGCCCAGATCGGCGGAATCCCCGGCGTGGTCCGGGTCGATGCCGTCACCGGCCCGTACGACGTGGTGGTGCTCACCGAGGCGCACACCGTCGACGAGTTGGGCAACATGATCGTCAGCAAGGTGCAGCTGGTGCCGGGCATCACCCGCACGCTCACCTGCTCGGTGGTGCGGCTGTAG
- a CDS encoding alcohol dehydrogenase catalytic domain-containing protein — MRAFVIRGPRDAAVVEVDSPVPGQGQVVVDVARVGLCGTDVELFTGSMAYLLAGTQVVPFVPGHEWAGTVSAVGAGVDTGWVGQRVTGDTMLGCGRCQMCRSGRHHVCPDRHEIGIRGNWPGALAERLLVPESALRRLPDALDDAAGALVEPAGCALRAVEAAQLTPGQRLCVFGPGTLGLLSVQFALARGATVDVIGIDPAGLALARQVGAAAVWSADELPDRRYDAVINASTAPEVPQLALRRVLPTGRVVLVGLADRPSLVDTREAVLADVTIVGVLAASAGLAGAIEAMAAGQVAVDRLVGATVGLAEVADVLAGHRPQGADNGPKIQVDPRR, encoded by the coding sequence GTGCGCGCGTTCGTCATCCGTGGCCCGAGGGATGCGGCGGTGGTCGAGGTCGACTCGCCGGTGCCCGGGCAGGGCCAGGTCGTGGTGGACGTCGCCCGGGTGGGGCTGTGCGGCACCGACGTGGAGCTGTTCACCGGCTCGATGGCGTACCTGCTCGCCGGGACACAGGTGGTGCCGTTCGTGCCCGGCCACGAGTGGGCGGGCACGGTCTCGGCGGTCGGGGCGGGGGTCGATACGGGTTGGGTGGGCCAGCGGGTCACCGGAGACACGATGCTGGGCTGTGGCCGCTGCCAGATGTGCCGTAGTGGCCGGCACCATGTCTGCCCGGACCGGCACGAGATCGGTATCCGGGGCAACTGGCCGGGGGCGCTGGCCGAGCGGCTGTTGGTGCCGGAGTCCGCGCTGCGGCGGCTGCCGGACGCGCTCGACGACGCGGCCGGTGCGCTGGTCGAGCCCGCCGGCTGCGCGCTGCGGGCCGTCGAGGCGGCCCAACTCACCCCGGGGCAGCGGCTGTGTGTCTTCGGGCCGGGCACCCTGGGGCTGCTCTCGGTGCAGTTCGCGCTCGCCCGCGGCGCCACGGTTGACGTGATCGGGATCGATCCGGCCGGGCTGGCGTTGGCCCGCCAGGTCGGCGCGGCAGCGGTCTGGTCGGCCGACGAGTTGCCGGACCGCCGCTACGACGCGGTCATCAACGCGTCGACCGCGCCCGAGGTCCCACAGTTGGCGCTGCGGCGGGTGCTGCCGACCGGCCGGGTCGTGCTGGTCGGTCTGGCGGACCGGCCGAGCCTGGTCGACACCCGGGAGGCCGTGCTGGCCGACGTCACAATCGTCGGTGTCCTCGCGGCATCGGCCGGGCTGGCCGGGGCGATCGAGGCGATGGCGGCCGGCCAGGTGGCCGTCGACCGGCTGGTGGGCGCGACGGTGGGCCTGGCCGAGGTGGCCGACGTCCTCGCCGGCCACCGCCCGCAAGGAGCCGACAACGGCCCAAAGATCCAGGTCGACCCCCGCCGGTGA
- a CDS encoding transcriptional regulator, which translates to MTDDGPRHPRHDLDPLIHTPVRLSIMAALARTVKVDFRYLGDALGISDSLLSKHLTVLDDAGYIVLVKTAVGRRTRTWISLSAEGKAAYAAYERALLRIVGPGGG; encoded by the coding sequence GTGACAGACGACGGACCTCGCCACCCGCGACACGACCTGGACCCACTGATCCACACCCCGGTCCGGCTGTCGATCATGGCTGCGCTGGCCAGGACGGTGAAAGTCGACTTCCGTTACCTCGGCGACGCCCTGGGGATAAGCGACTCGCTGCTCTCCAAACACCTGACTGTTCTTGACGACGCCGGGTACATCGTCCTGGTGAAGACCGCGGTCGGTCGACGAACCCGCACCTGGATCAGCCTGAGCGCCGAAGGTAAAGCCGCGTACGCCGCCTACGAGCGCGCACTGCTCCGGATCGTCGGTCCGGGCGGCGGCTGA
- a CDS encoding WXG100 family type VII secretion target, which produces MAGTGFQSDAAAMARAISGFDESAANVAQTMRTLENELMGVLARYSGSQAQAFWQLHTRLQESMRAASQELNTMSSLVSQSRDNYNTGDSEVASSLTTLSSSAEGSGSILSRLAGS; this is translated from the coding sequence GTGGCAGGTACGGGCTTCCAGAGCGATGCCGCCGCGATGGCACGGGCTATCAGCGGGTTCGACGAGTCGGCGGCCAACGTGGCGCAGACGATGCGGACGCTGGAGAACGAGCTGATGGGCGTCCTGGCCCGGTACTCCGGGTCGCAGGCCCAGGCCTTCTGGCAGCTGCACACCCGGCTGCAGGAGAGCATGCGGGCCGCCAGCCAGGAGCTGAACACCATGTCCAGCCTGGTCAGCCAGAGCCGTGACAACTACAACACCGGTGACTCCGAGGTCGCCTCGTCGCTGACCACCCTCAGCTCCTCGGCCGAGGGCAGCGGCTCCATCCTCTCCCGCCTCGCCGGCTCCTGA
- a CDS encoding cell division protein DivIVA, whose product MADGGKRAGAYQLRVVGFSRAPRWRGGLDPDEVYAYVAALAAEVDRLGRDLTAARDENDRIRAALLRWQRDHRHCHRRGPANQGAWGGVRW is encoded by the coding sequence ATGGCTGACGGCGGGAAGCGCGCCGGGGCGTACCAGCTCAGAGTCGTCGGGTTTTCGCGGGCGCCGCGCTGGCGGGGCGGCCTGGACCCCGACGAGGTCTACGCCTACGTGGCCGCGCTCGCGGCCGAGGTCGACCGGCTCGGCCGGGACCTGACGGCGGCCCGGGACGAGAACGATCGGATCCGGGCCGCGCTGCTGCGGTGGCAGCGCGACCATCGGCACTGCCACCGGCGCGGGCCGGCGAACCAGGGGGCCTGGGGAGGTGTCCGCTGGTGA
- a CDS encoding thiamine-phosphate kinase, with product MVEGGTMSVAGAGEFGLIARVTARLAVGETCLVGPGDDAAVVVAPDRRVVASTDVLVDGRHFRRDWSTATDVGHRAAAANLADIAAMGATPTALLVALCTPPDLEVAWAEGLADGLGAEAASVGASVVGGDMSASPTLTVAVTALGDLAGRAPVLRGGARVGDQVALAGRLGYAAAGYTVLSRGFRTPKLLVEAYRRPEVPYLAGPAAALAGATAMIDVSDGLLADLGHVATASRVGIDLISDAFDVPRQMRDAAQALGVDPFNWVLAGGDDHALAATFPADAELPPGWRPIGHVVPGEGLTVDGRPHKGPVGWDHFR from the coding sequence GTGGTCGAGGGAGGCACGATGAGCGTCGCCGGGGCCGGAGAGTTCGGGCTGATCGCCAGAGTCACCGCGCGCCTGGCGGTCGGCGAGACCTGTCTGGTCGGACCCGGCGACGACGCGGCAGTGGTGGTCGCCCCCGACCGGCGGGTGGTGGCGTCGACCGACGTGCTCGTCGACGGCCGGCACTTCCGGCGGGACTGGTCCACCGCCACCGATGTCGGCCACCGGGCCGCCGCCGCCAACCTGGCCGACATCGCCGCCATGGGCGCCACCCCGACCGCCCTGCTGGTCGCCCTCTGCACCCCACCCGACCTGGAGGTCGCCTGGGCCGAGGGGCTGGCCGACGGGCTCGGCGCCGAGGCGGCGAGCGTCGGAGCCAGCGTGGTCGGCGGGGACATGTCCGCCAGCCCCACCCTGACCGTCGCCGTCACCGCGCTCGGCGACCTGGCCGGCCGGGCGCCCGTGCTGCGCGGCGGGGCCCGGGTCGGCGACCAGGTCGCGTTGGCCGGCCGGCTCGGCTACGCCGCCGCCGGCTACACCGTGCTGTCGCGCGGTTTCCGCACCCCGAAACTGCTGGTCGAGGCGTACCGGCGGCCGGAGGTGCCGTATCTGGCCGGGCCGGCCGCCGCGCTGGCCGGCGCCACCGCCATGATCGACGTGTCGGACGGGCTGCTCGCCGACCTCGGGCACGTCGCCACCGCCAGCCGGGTCGGCATCGACCTGATCAGCGACGCCTTCGACGTACCCCGGCAGATGCGCGACGCGGCGCAGGCCCTCGGCGTCGACCCATTCAACTGGGTGCTGGCCGGCGGCGACGACCACGCCCTGGCGGCCACCTTCCCGGCCGACGCGGAGTTGCCGCCCGGCTGGCGGCCGATCGGTCACGTCGTACCCGGGGAGGGTTTGACCGTCGACGGCCGCCCGCACAAGGGACCGGTGGGCTGGGACCACTTCCGCTGA
- a CDS encoding ATP-binding protein: MPSWSTAEVAVQQPTWGRPGSLVTGLLAGGRRTGPEPQADWLTAERARILRTLHDTVLQDLEVMARDSELDRISPAEAVAQLRGTARSQAVRLRQVMAELLDGDRPGTLAAGLTDVIAEYAAAGLRVEPVLAQDLPELTDARREAVCAAVRAALGNVVKHAGVARAVVRVAGAGRGVEVVVRDNGVGFDSALRRPGFGVRQSIVARLRQVGGTATVESSPGLGTRVRLWVPR; this comes from the coding sequence ATGCCGTCGTGGAGCACAGCCGAAGTAGCCGTCCAACAACCGACATGGGGCCGGCCCGGATCGCTTGTCACCGGCCTGCTGGCCGGGGGCCGCCGGACCGGACCGGAACCGCAGGCGGACTGGTTGACCGCCGAGCGGGCCCGGATCCTGCGTACCCTGCACGACACCGTGCTGCAGGACCTCGAGGTGATGGCGCGCGACTCCGAACTGGACCGGATCTCGCCCGCCGAGGCCGTGGCGCAACTGCGCGGCACCGCCCGCAGTCAGGCGGTACGGCTGCGGCAGGTGATGGCCGAGCTGCTCGACGGCGACCGGCCCGGCACCCTGGCGGCCGGGTTGACCGATGTGATCGCCGAGTACGCCGCCGCCGGCCTGCGGGTGGAGCCGGTGCTGGCGCAGGACCTGCCGGAGCTCACCGACGCCCGGCGCGAGGCGGTCTGCGCCGCCGTCCGGGCGGCGCTGGGCAACGTGGTCAAGCACGCCGGGGTGGCGCGCGCGGTGGTCCGGGTCGCCGGCGCCGGGCGGGGCGTCGAGGTGGTGGTCCGGGACAACGGCGTCGGCTTCGACTCCGCGCTGCGCCGGCCCGGTTTCGGGGTACGCCAGTCGATCGTCGCCCGGCTGCGCCAGGTCGGCGGCACCGCCACCGTCGAGTCCTCCCCCGGCCTGGGCACCCGGGTCCGACTCTGGGTCCCCCGGTGA
- a CDS encoding WXG100 family type VII secretion target, whose amino-acid sequence MDATTTADRGRPVPWTDFARYPHADLIRMLANSDPNGVTAAGDLWAAVGRSLHDRADDLDRQLASFSDMWSGGAAEQYRTMIVDLAGGIRRVAAAALRIRDLVYTAGEALRAAWLTMPAEGGEAARQQAVLVMTELARRYQEVHEALPAALNSVYPPGSGPGGPAPGLGQPGLGHVVGQPGRPPQLFNHVFTAGIAAASAALGRQFVPARPIVPPPAPGTGRPPPDEPPAAIPAPVDPVPGSDLDALGGGGIGGGGFGGGGLGGGGGSMAFGGGAGGAAPAAYSALAGASGGGAEAASGFAGAAAGAGGAGRPGGMGMVPPMPMGMMGAGDAGAGSGRRIPPWLVETEDIWGEAAIVTAPVIGEDPDPGPPQWR is encoded by the coding sequence ATGGACGCGACCACGACGGCGGACCGGGGCCGGCCGGTCCCGTGGACGGACTTCGCCCGCTACCCGCACGCGGACCTGATCCGGATGCTGGCGAACAGCGACCCGAACGGGGTCACCGCCGCCGGTGACCTCTGGGCGGCCGTCGGGCGTTCGCTGCACGACCGCGCCGACGACCTGGACCGCCAGCTCGCCTCGTTCAGCGACATGTGGTCCGGCGGCGCCGCCGAGCAGTACCGGACGATGATCGTGGACCTGGCCGGCGGCATCCGACGGGTGGCGGCCGCCGCCCTGCGGATCCGGGATCTGGTCTACACCGCCGGCGAGGCGCTGCGGGCGGCCTGGCTGACCATGCCCGCCGAGGGCGGCGAGGCGGCCCGCCAGCAGGCGGTGCTGGTGATGACCGAGCTGGCCCGGCGCTACCAGGAGGTCCACGAGGCGCTGCCGGCGGCGCTGAACTCGGTCTACCCACCCGGCAGCGGTCCTGGCGGACCGGCGCCGGGGCTGGGCCAGCCGGGGCTCGGCCATGTGGTCGGCCAACCGGGCCGGCCGCCGCAGTTGTTCAACCACGTCTTCACCGCCGGGATCGCCGCCGCCTCGGCCGCGCTGGGCCGGCAGTTCGTACCCGCCCGGCCGATCGTTCCGCCGCCTGCGCCGGGCACCGGTCGACCGCCGCCCGACGAGCCGCCGGCGGCCATCCCGGCACCGGTCGACCCGGTGCCCGGCTCCGATCTCGACGCGCTTGGTGGCGGCGGGATCGGCGGTGGTGGGTTCGGTGGCGGTGGGCTCGGCGGTGGCGGTGGGTCGATGGCGTTCGGCGGGGGTGCGGGGGGTGCGGCGCCGGCGGCGTACTCCGCGTTGGCGGGCGCCAGCGGCGGTGGCGCCGAAGCGGCGTCCGGGTTCGCGGGTGCCGCGGCCGGCGCGGGTGGAGCCGGGCGACCCGGCGGAATGGGCATGGTCCCGCCGATGCCGATGGGCATGATGGGCGCCGGGGACGCCGGGGCCGGATCGGGCCGCCGCATCCCGCCCTGGCTGGTCGAGACCGAGGACATCTGGGGCGAGGCCGCCATCGTCACCGCCCCGGTAATCGGCGAAGACCCCGACCCCGGCCCACCCCAGTGGCGGTAA
- a CDS encoding DUF397 domain-containing protein, whose translation MNPTTPSTQALDFTEPLPWRKSSYSGDQGACVEFAPLTDGVAIRDSKDPDGPRLRFSPAAWTAFAAAAPPRPAAH comes from the coding sequence GTGAACCCCACGACACCCTCGACACAGGCCCTCGACTTCACCGAACCCCTCCCTTGGCGCAAGAGCAGCTACAGCGGCGACCAGGGCGCCTGCGTCGAGTTCGCCCCCCTCACCGACGGCGTCGCGATCCGCGACTCCAAGGACCCCGACGGCCCCCGACTGCGCTTCTCCCCCGCCGCCTGGACGGCGTTCGCCGCCGCCGCACCGCCCCGCCCCGCCGCACACTGA
- a CDS encoding MOSC N-terminal beta barrel domain-containing protein: MPDPAVSRPTGSRVAALISYPVKGCAGVSTTTATLTRAGLAHDRGFMVVDQDGVFRSQRRDPRLAVIRPAIIPDGTCLTLTAPGAGTVSVPVDSSGPRREVQLFGDRYRGIDQGDEVAGWLSDVLGGPSRLVRVPPEHDRVTNGETQGTTGYADGCAVHLLAVSSVDMLNERLREHGAEPLPATRFRPNIVVTGWSEPHTEDRLRRLRIGTAELAFAKVAIRCVVTTVDQRTGRRTGPEPLRTLATYRRAPGGVSFGANLAVTRPGELAVGDPLIVDQWAAPDRHTGPDPAAHPPPLPSFAMPPPG, from the coding sequence ATGCCGGATCCGGCCGTTTCCCGACCCACCGGCAGCAGGGTCGCCGCGCTCATCTCGTACCCGGTAAAGGGTTGTGCGGGGGTTTCCACGACGACCGCGACGCTGACCCGGGCCGGCCTCGCCCACGACCGCGGCTTCATGGTCGTCGACCAGGACGGGGTGTTCCGCAGCCAGCGCCGCGATCCGCGGCTGGCGGTGATCCGGCCGGCGATCATCCCCGACGGCACCTGCCTGACGCTCACCGCACCGGGTGCCGGCACCGTCTCGGTGCCGGTGGACAGCTCGGGCCCCCGGCGGGAGGTGCAGCTCTTCGGCGACCGCTACCGGGGCATCGACCAGGGCGACGAGGTCGCCGGCTGGCTGTCCGACGTGCTCGGCGGGCCGAGCCGGCTGGTCCGGGTGCCGCCGGAGCACGACCGCGTCACCAACGGCGAAACCCAAGGCACCACCGGGTACGCGGACGGCTGCGCAGTCCACCTGCTGGCGGTGTCCTCAGTGGACATGCTCAACGAACGGCTCCGGGAACACGGCGCCGAACCGCTGCCGGCGACCCGGTTCCGGCCCAACATCGTGGTCACCGGCTGGTCCGAACCGCACACAGAGGACCGGCTCCGGCGGCTGCGCATCGGCACGGCGGAGCTGGCCTTCGCCAAGGTCGCCATCCGGTGCGTGGTCACCACCGTCGACCAGCGCACCGGCCGGCGCACGGGTCCGGAGCCGCTGCGGACGCTCGCCACCTACCGCCGCGCCCCCGGCGGGGTCTCGTTCGGCGCGAACCTCGCCGTCACCCGACCCGGCGAACTCGCCGTCGGCGACCCGCTCATTGTCGACCAATGGGCTGCCCCGGACCGTCACACCGGCCCGGACCCGGCCGCGCACCCGCCACCCCTGCCGAGCTTCGCGATGCCCCCGCCCGGGTAG